A window of Panthera leo isolate Ple1 chromosome D2, P.leo_Ple1_pat1.1, whole genome shotgun sequence contains these coding sequences:
- the MMP21 gene encoding matrix metalloproteinase-21, translating into MLAASILRRSLLLCWLAAPRAAGPEPLFHSRDRSDLEPPPLRRAQPIADALAAQRFLSKYGWADAPPRPGSRTPGPAAPPAGPRAAALAEAVRRFQKVNALPASGRLDAATLAAMNRPRCGVPDTRPPASPPPRVRPKRFARPLPPRSPRPEDAAPRGDTRAFAKRTLTWRLLGEGASGQLSVDEQRHILSLAFRMWSEVTPLDFREDLAAPGAAVDIKLGFGRGRHLGCPRVFDGSGQEFAHAWRLGDIHFDDDEHFTPPSSDAGISLLKVAVHEIGHVLGLPHTYRTGSVMRPNYTPQEPAFELDWSDRKAIQKLYGSCEGSFDTAFDWIRKERNQYGAVMMRFSTYFFRNGWYWLYENRNSRTRYGDPIQILSGWRGIPTQNIDAFVHLWTWRRDERYFFKGNQYWRYDSDKDQAYTEDEQGRSYPRLISEGFPGIPSPLDTAFYDRRKQLIYFFKESLVFAFDVNRNQVLDSYPMKITEVFPGIEPQNHPFRNIDSAYYSYAHNSVFLLKGNAYWKVVNAKDKQHQPWLPSNGLFPKQPISGRWFDICDVHASTLNM; encoded by the exons ATGCTGGCCGCCTCCATCCTCCGTCGGAGCCTGCTGCTCTGCTGGCTCGCTGCCCCCCGGGCCGCCGGGCCGGAGCCGCTGTTCCACAGCCGGGACCGCTCGGACCTGGAGCCGCCCCCGCTGCGCCGGGCCCAGCCCATCGCGGACGCCCTCGCCGCGCAG CGCTTCCTGTCCAAGTACGGCTGGGCCGACGCGCCCCCCAGGCCCGGCTCCCGGACCCCCGGCCCCGCCGCGCCGCCCGCGGGCCCCCGGGCCGCCGCCCTGGCCGAGGCCGTGCGCAGGTTCCAGAAGGTCAACGCGCTGCCTGCGAGCGGGCGGCTGGACGCGGCCACGCTGGCGGCCATGAACAGGCCGCGCTGCGGCGTCCCCGACACGCGGCCGCCGGCGTCCCCGCCGCCCCGGGTGCGGCCCAAGCGCTTCGCGCGGCCGCTACCGCCACGGAGCCCGCGGCCCGAGGACGCCGCGCCCCGCGGGGACACCCGGGCCTTCGCCAAGAGGACGCTGACGTGGCGGCTGCTGGGGGAGGGCGCCAGCGGCCAGCTGTCCGTGGACGAGCAGCGGCACATCCTCAGCCTGGCCTTCAGGATGTGGAGCGAGGTGACGCCGCTGGACTTCCGGGAGGACCTCGCCGCCCCCGGGGCCGCGGTGGACATAAAACTGGGGTTCGGACGAG GCCGGCACCTGGGCTGTCCCCGGGTTTTTGATGGCAGCGGGCAGGAGTTTGCACATGCCTGGCGCCTGGGCGACATCCACTTTGACGATGATGAGCACTTCACACCTCCCAGCAGTGATGCGGGCATCAGCCTTCTCAAA GTGGCCGTCCATGAAATCGGCCACGTACTCGGCCTGCCTCACACGTACAGGACAGGATCCGTAATGCGGCCGAATTATACTCCCCAGGAGCCTGCGTTTGAGCTGGACTGGTCGGACAGAAAAGCCATTCAGAAGCTGTACG GTTCATGTGAAGGATCGTTTGATACCGCATTTGACTGGATTCGCAAAGAGAGAAACCAATACGGAGCAGTGATGATGAGGTTTAGCACGTATTTCTTCCGCAACGGCTGGTACTGGCTTTACGAAAATCGAAACAGCCGGACACGCTACGGGGATCCCATCCAAATCCTCAGTGGCTGGCGCGGAATCCCAACACAAAACATAGACGCTTTTGTCCACCTCTGGACGTGGAGAAGAGACGAACGCTATTTCTTTAAAG GAAATCAGTACTGGAGATATGACAGCGACAAGGATCAGGCCTACACAGAGGATGAACAAGGGAGAAGCTACCCCAGACTGATTTCGGAAGGATTTCCTGGCATTCCAAGTCCTCTGGACACTGCCTTTTATGACCGAAGAAAACAGTTAATTTACTTCTTCAAAGAGTCCCTC GTGTTTGCATTTGATGTCAACAGAAATCAAGTACTTGATTCTTATCCAATGAAGATTACGGAGGTATTTCCAGGAATAGAGCCACAAAACCATCCTTTCAGAAATATAGATTCAGCCTATTACTCCTACGCACACAACTCCGTTTTCTTGCTCAAAGGCAATGCGTACTGGAAAGTGGTTAACGCCAAGGACAAACAGCACCAGCCTTGGCTTCCTTCAAATGGCTTATTTCCAAAGCAGCCCATCTCAGGGAGGTGGTTTGACATTTGTGACGTCCATGCCTCCACCCTGAACATGTAA
- the UROS gene encoding uroporphyrinogen-III synthase isoform X1, whose amino-acid sequence MKVLLLKDPKEDDCGQDPYIRELGLYGLEATLIPVLSFEFLSLSSFSEKLSHPEGYGGLIFTSPRAVEAVELCLEKDNKTEVWKHSLKEKWNAKSVYVVGSATSSLVNKIGLDTEGESCGNAEKLAEYICSRESPALPLLFPCGTVKGEILPKMLKDKGIPMESIIVYQKVPHPGIQVNLHSYYSQQGIPASITFFSPSGLTHSLKHIQELSGDNIGRIKFAAIGPSTARALAAQGLPVSCTAESPTPPALAKGLRLALQAPGC is encoded by the exons GAACTAGGATTATATGGACTTGAAGCCACTCTGATCCCTGTTTTATCATTTGAGTTTTTGtctctttccagtttttctgAGAAG CTGTCTCATCCTGAAGGCTATGGGGGCCTCATTTTTACCAGCCCCAGAGCAGTGGAAGCAGTGGAACTGTGTTTGGAGAAAGACAATAAAACTGAAg TCTGGAAACACTCTCTGAAAGAAAAGTGGAATGCTAAGTCAGTGTACGTGGTTGGAAGTGCTACCTCTTCTCTAG TGAATAAAATTGGCCTGGACACAGAAGGAGAGAGCTGTGGAAATGCAGAAAAGCTCGCAGAATACATTTGTTCCA GGGAGTCACCAGCATTGCCTCTCCTGTTTCCCTGTGGAACCGTCAAAGGGGAAATCCTGCCGAAGATGCTCAAGGACAAAG GGATTCCCATGGAAAGCATCATCGTCTATCAGAAGGTCCCACACCCGGGAATCCAGGTGAACCTCCACAGCTACTATTCTCAGCAG GGCATCCCAGCGAGCATCACGTTTTTCAGCCCCTCTGGCCTCACCCACAGCCTCAAGCATATTCAAGAGTTATCTGGTGACAACATTGGTCGAATCAAG tTCGCCGCCATCGGCCCCAGCACCGCCCGTGCGCTGGCCGCCCAGGGCCTGCCTGTGAGCTGCACGGCCGAGAGCCCCACGCCACCAGCCCTGGCCAAGGGCCTCAGGTTGGCGCTTCAGGCCCCCGGCTGCTGA